A window of Henckelia pumila isolate YLH828 unplaced genomic scaffold, ASM3356847v2 CTG_466, whole genome shotgun sequence genomic DNA:
GAAATGTCGTTCCAAACGAGAtctaattcggttaagttttggtggTGTTCTAGACTAGTGAATGATAAGAGTCAAGAATCCAAGTGTTGAGTGGGATACCCGGGAACTAAATTGCCAAGGATTTATTGTGTAAAAATGGTATTTCGAGGGTGACCTTCTAGTTAAGTACAGAGGGCATGGAAACTATGTTTTCAAGCGGAGGTCATTTGGATTAAGAATTGTATGAGTTATAAGCTTTGTAAATGGATTGCTCGGGATACGTCCTAAGTGCCAAAAGTAAAGTCTAGAATCGTAGCTATGGTTTGCCatctaaatcaccatccttgtCAACCATCTTACATCATTTATAAATCGAATAattgagtaaatattttcaaagagAGACATTTCCATAAATGCATGCTATATCTTTGAGTCGAGTCaagaaaagaattaaagaaaatatttttaaacgaagtgagatggttgtgaccaCAGAAAGACGTGTATGGACGAGTTGAGAGACGTCTTGACTTCCCTTACCACCAGACGTGTATGGACGagtttgggagaaatcctgactttCCATACCACCAGACGTGTATGGACGagtttgggagaaatcctgacttcCCATACCAATCAGGGGCAAGATGAGTttgggagatatcctgacttccttccggcttagtgcactgcagccatgatcatgatcgaaaccagagtcacaattcaaggatctaagttcacagttacattTTCAGTTTCAGTTACAGTTACAGTTCAGCCTTATTTTGACTCTCCTTAGTTtatattcagtttcagtcatgCATGAGATTAAGTAAATTTTAAGAAAGTTCCCAAATTTAAatgtgtgagttcattgcatgcatTACATCTCATTCTCATTTACCATGCAACACTTTGGAGTAAGTATCAAGATATATTAAGtacaagtattttaagtattaagCATGTACTTTAAACCCTCGTTATTTCAtcccatattcttgttgggcctctaggctcactacatctacttggtgcaggtttATGTTATAATAGAGATTGAGGGGCAAGAATATCAAGCGGACtacgatgcgggcacgacacatccctctgaccatgccagtctttcgcaaaagtttattttaacattttatagTCTTTTTTTCTATTACTTGGATTAATGTAAACGTAAAGATTTATTGAACGTCTTTGGGCAAGTAAGTATCAAAGTATATGATTTATGGTCATTTGGAAGGTCGAATCTTTTTCTTCAGTTCTCGTTCAGTTCTCGGTCTGGTTTATTTTGTATTGTTGGTTGCATTTTAAATTtgctgtctgtgacaggtgggtCGTTATATAAgcagataggtcatgccgaatttttttttagaaaacccgaattttatttaatcattaattataaGAAGTAGTTAGGGTTGTTTCAGTTGTTATATCAGCtaacttggagccatcaaggccaaaaCGAAGTGCTAGTGATACCTTGGTTAATcgtccttaaccaagaaggggagacatagacgatttatcgtcgaactttcataaacatatcCTCTCTTATTTACCGCTTTATTTAATTTCCGTCATTTACTTTATTTACTTATTGCATTTATATTTGATTGTCCCTAAGTCCTCCGCTTGCGTTTTtacaaaatcattttaaattgctaaagttgccgaTAGAACTTAATTTCCCTCCCCTAGGTTCTAACACTCTAGTTTCTATCTTATGTAGGAATTCAATTAGACAAGTTTTCCTAGgctataaataatatataaaagcaAGGGAAATGGACGAGAAAGAGAAGAGATATACACAGAGAAATCTTACTGCAGGATTTTAGAGTGCTTAAAGATCGAAAACCGTCGAAGAAATCCTGATGTAATTTCCGGCCAATTGTTGTCGGCTTATCGCGTTGCCGTGTTGTGTTGAAAACACTTGAAGATCACACGAGTGGAGTATTGATTCGGAAGTGGTTCCTTTTAGTTTCAAGTTTTGGCACACGTGTTCAAAACATCCTATTGGTTTTTCTATTttggtttttaattatttttaggatgtTATCTATTTTCTCAAATTGTTGAGAAAAATAGCTTTTCATAGACAATTGCTAGTATTGATTTCTGTAAAACTGATTTATTTTCTAGTTATTATTTTATCATGAGGAACAACACAAGTACTTGATACTTGTGCATGATTATTACTGTTTTATTTactatttaagtttatttattccGCTACATATTTTTTTGAACTGTTGACAACACTGAGAGATAACATTTACTCTAAAAATTTATAGTGTATAATTCCTGTTGAAACGAAAAATCCTTTCACAAACAATTTAAAGCTTCACAACATATGATAAAAGTAAAAGAGGAAAAACTGGATACGTTAAAATGGAAATGAATACAATACGTAAGATGCAATATTGTCAAGAATAAAATAAAGCAGTGATCATCTAAAGATGATTCTTGATTATACATCGTGTTTATGAACCGACTAATCTCATAATTTTAGTTTATTCACAAAAatacataattttatttctatcaGAACAAAATGTTGTTGAActttaacaaattaaataaatcttAAGAAATAAACTATCATGTTtgattttaaagaaaattttagAGTTTAAATCCATAAAGTTAAACAATATATGGACTTGTATAATTTTTTGGGatagtgtgtatatatatatatatatatacatacacacacacagcATTCAAAACAACTATCCTCTTGAATTCCTTCTTACTTCTTAATCCTTAGCACCGATAAATTTTCTTTAAATAGAATTGCACCAAGCCAACTTATAACATATGAAACTTAAACATAGAAAGACTCATATACTTGATGACCATTGATATTTTATAAGAAACATAAATTCGTACAAAGAAATCGTAATGAGTAATAACACCATGTCAACATAATAGAACTAAAAAAATGTATCTTAATGTTACCTTACACATCTGATGTTACATGGTCGTTGTCCTCTCTTGATTGATAGTTGTCGTATAACTGCAATAATATTGTTtgcataattaaaatacaactaaTTGCATCAGCAAGTAATACAACTTTTGTTTTTATATTCTAAAGGATGTATAATATGGATTTAATACAACTTGAATGTCGGTGTCATTCACGCTTCTTACTTTTTTCTATGGTCATAAGAAACAATATGAAGTAAATAATGTGTGTACGTAAATACAAGTTTAGTTTGTGATTTTAATACGAGTGTCTGAATAACGTTTTTTCTTCCATATTCCGTTTGCCAATATGCCTCTCTGCATAATTGCAcaataagaaaattaatttattaataaaatgtgaAGGATGGATATTAAAGATATCGATAGTTTAAGATATCATACATCCGATAAATCTCATCCTTCTATCAAAGCAATTCGCTTTGTACTGTCAAAAAACATACAATTTCAGATGCCATTATTTTGAGTCGAAATGAATAACTTACCAAATTCAACTCACTTGCAGGTGTTTCTTTAGTTTCCTAACAACTCTTAATATCCATAACCCAAAGTTGTGTGTATTTATCCCAACAGTAATTTTTCATCTTGGACTAATTATTTTCAATCTTATAGGCTACAATTTTTGTAAAAGTGAGATTAGCTTATGATATGGAGTTTTAACTCTACAATGCAACAATGTAATGAAGTCATACTTTTTTTACTGTAGCATTCAGATTGTGTTGATATCCTCTGATGTCCTCAATGTCTTATTTAGGAGCTAAGtggttgaaaatatttaattggttACCTGcataacataaaaaatttcataagcATTGTAACTATTCACATTAAAAGTCGTAAATTTTATAATGAAAGTTGATgttgaaatttgaattttatcATACATTATTAGCTAGCAACACGTCTTGGTAAACCACGTTTCTTGTGTATAGACCGTTCAAATACTCTAAATTCCCGTCTGCTATCAATACCTTTGTAGAATGTTGTGACACCCCTCTTGAAAGAGCCAAATATAAGTGGCCATGACTGAACACATGATTGCGCAGAAAGATGTCGATATTTGGTATTGTTTGTCCGTGTGATTTGTTTATGGTAAGAGCAAAACTCAATCTTATCGAGAACTGTCTACGTGTAAGTTCAAATGGAAATCCAGAAGTTTATTCACTTTTAAGAGTCATTCGATGAATAAAATATCTTGTTCACTTATGCGGTCTTGTTAGATTAAATTTTTTCCAAGATTACGGCATATTAATCTTGTCCCATTACATAGTCTAAGTTCAGGCATaacatttttcaaaatcatgataGAGCAGCCTATCTTCAAGGAGATTCTGTGTGGTGGAAAACCATTTACGAGTGCTAGCAAAACAACCTCTGTAATGCAAGTGTGTGTGCAAGCGTTAAGTGAGAACACATGAGAGCTTTGAGAATACTTATATTGTTTTCAAATTGATGATTTATAAATGAGAGATCTACCCTTTTATAATAGTGACTTCCTACCATGAATGACTAAGATCTATTTGATCCGACGGTGGATATTAACTCTTCAAAAGTTTCTTGCCTCTACACAGGGACGTCTCCAGAATATTAGAGGCCCTAGGCAAATATTCAAAGGAGAGtgctttataatttttttaattaaatatcgaTACAATCAGTTCATcgtctaaaaatcaaaatttcaaattttataactaaaaataatgacataaacaacaattgaatcgaaatataaaaaataaaactaaaactaaaaaagAACTCGATTAATACTCAAATCTCATGAGTCAGAAATAGAATAAGAATCTCAAAATTAAGGAagcataaataatatatttttgtaacaacaaatctgaaaaaaatatatattataatttaaatagtaACATAAACAAGGAATAATTATAATCTAATTAAGTAAAAATCATTCTCATTGTCGAATAAGCAAATTACAAGATTTTAGTATATCGaaaccaaaaattaaatcaattaaaaaaaatcaaccgCAGTACAAAAATAGACAAAAATAAAtctcattcaataaataaacaaaagctTATTGGCCCAATTTGAATAACCTAACTCATCTGAGTGGATCAATTTAACAAAAAAGagatatttttttctaaaaaaatgatGGGAAAAAAGTACAAAAAATTGACCACGATTTcgaattttaaacaaaataaatagactcacataatattttaaatataaaaaataataattaaaaaaaattaaaaaattgagACCCCTGCCAAGGGAAGGCCCTAGGCAGCCGCCTAGGCCGCCTCCCCTTGGAGCCGGCCATGCCTCTACACAAGCCTAGATGCTTTCATCTACCTAATTCTATACAAGTCCTATATCTACAAGTGATTTATAGAGAACTCTATATAAATTTAGAGTATGAATAATTTAGAAAGGTCTTGAATTTACGCAGCCTTTACAATGCACCATGCttagatatttctgaaatacgcATGAAAGTGCCGATTCATGACATGTCGTTGAGTTAACAGAAGCAGCGTTCTTAGGAGTGGCGATCTTGGTCTATTTTCAGTTTGAATTTTAGTACTTGATTCGATATAATTGCAAAATGTTTTTTATTTACAGGTTTCATTTCAATTGAATTGTACTAACTATATGTTAGTTTTCGTTGTTTATCTAATATGTTTATTGGATTGGAAGCTCAATCAAATACTAGTGATTAGAGAATAAggacatattttttttaataaaaaagatattttccaaaaaaaaatctgCAACttgaataattatattatatacatatatattatattatattattattaaaaaaatgaggCATGGACCCACTACCCCCTAGGAGTGGTATATACCGCACATCTGATACATTGGCTCCCGCATCGTCAGCTAGGGCTAAACCTCGCAATCCTCGGGAGGACGACGCTCTGTGCTACCATCCGCAGTGTGCTTCCATCGCACACATCGTTCCATTTTTGGTGGAAAATCGAGCATTACGTATCGTTCTTTAGTATTCGCTCCGCCGCCCTGCTTTATTGCATTCTCCGAACCCTAATTCCCAAAATCCTCCTCAGGTACCCTCTTAGCCTTCCTTATTGTTTCCTTCATCTTctgattttcatatttttaaaagattttcGGATTTTGTGAATCTTTTGGTATGTATTCGTTCGTCAGATGTGTTCAAATTCGTTAACCAATAAATGTAATGGCCCAGCTGATGAGTTGCTTATATGTCGTTGGTTAATGGGggttttttttcttcattttcattttattgAAAAGTGGCTTGTGTTCTAAATGATTTTGGTTGACTTCTGGTATTTATTTGAGAAGCGGTTTTTGCCTCGCATTGTTGATTTGGATGAGGCTTGTGGTAATGTGTCCATAGAAGTTGGTTAGATAGGATTAAGACCAACTAATGAGTGTATGATTTGCTTAATTTATTATGGAAACTGTTACATTTATCATTTTGCAGTTTGGGCCAGTGAGAAATGTCGTCTGTCTCAAGCCAGCCGCAGTTCCGTTACACACAAACTCCTTCCAAGGTTCTCCATCTGAGAAACTTACCTTGGGAATGTACCGAGGAGGAACTGATAGAACTGGGTAAGCCATTTGGCAAAGTTGTTAACACAAAGTGTAATGTCGGTGCAAATAAAAATCAAGCTTTTATTGAATTCGTAAGTGTGCATAATACTTTCTTCTCTTTTATTTCCGATTTGTTGTTGATGATTCAATGATATCAATTTCTATTGTTTTGACATTCTGAGTTTCCTTTCATGTCTTTACAGGCAGAAACTAATCAAGCAATTGCTATGATATCATATTATTCATCATCCTCAGAGCCAGCTATGGTACGAGGGAAGACCGTCTATGTACAGTATTCCAACAGGCAAGAAATAGTGAACAATAAAACTACTGCTGATGTTGCTGGAAATGTGCTCTTGGTAACAATTGAGGGGAATGATGCACGCCTTGTGAGCATTGACGTCCTACATTTGGTAAGATATTGAGAATCTTCAACATGAACTCAGAGAAATGATATTTTGTCCATGGCAGATGGATGTACTCGATGAATTTTTTGTGTATAGATTGTAGTACACCATGCTTTTTAAGCTTTTATTTGACAAGAATGTGAATGAATCAGCAGGCACATGTGAAGGATATATCTTCAATGGCAGCTTAATGCATCGGGAGAAAGAGCGCATGTGTGTTTGTCTCCTTTCTCCTTTCTTAACACTGGCTCTTTCTTCCATTCTTCCTCTTCACATCTCTACTCCTAAATGTCTAGGAGCTTCAAATGATTTCGCGCATTTGTTTTCAGATTTCGAACCTCACTTCCTTTTCGTACATGctaatttttttccttttaagtAGCATAATAACTATCAACTATATAGTAAAGGTTGAAGGAGATACTAACTTGTTGGGATTTAGTTGTCCAAGAAAAAACTATTTCAAATTGGGGAAGAACATTGAATTGTGGCAGAACTTTGAAAAATCCTAGCATCATGGAAATATCGAGGGTAGTTtatctcaaaaaatattttggaagTGTCAGCCAATAGCCATGTGACCATGTCCAACATATTTTGTTGTGGCCATGATATGTGTAATTTTTTTTCCGTTGTATTCTTTAATCTTTATTTCTTTGGTGACGGGGCCTTGAAATGTGGTGATTTTTAAGACTACGGAGAATGAGCATTTTCAGCATCCACTTTGTGAGATTGTAAaaattgttattgttgttggagGTTAAAAGTTGGTGAAGATGAGGTGGTGTTGGCTGCAGAAGTTAGATGTGAGTGGAAgtagaaattttttttgggtTCTTGAGATAGCAAGTCTGACTGGGACTTGGTATCTATGGGTGACTGGCCCACTCTTACCACACACTGAGAACGGTTGTATGAATCAATTATTGGGCTGGAATTAGAAATTACAATCAAtgcatcaaaatcaaaattataaataaagctTTAAGCTACTTGTATATCTATATCTTTGTCTTATTTTCAAATAGCTGTTCTATGATTATTTCATATCTTGTTTGTTTTTGTGTGGCTTGGCATCATAATTATTGGGTAAAGTTCCCGTTATAATCACGCTTACTCTAATCTCTTGctgtaatttttaattttttatgatgttatttgaataatttttcCTTTACACTTGTCATAAAATGTCAACTAGCGGTATTTTTCATTAGCAATTTCATGCTTCTTCATCTTTCTCCGTCATCAAGCAGCTAGTTTCCTTTTTTTTcagttttataaaaaattacattctggGTTGGGATGACTTTTATCTATGTATGATTTCTTAAATGATTCTTAGGCTAAAGTTTGCAAAATTCTATATCTTATCTAGAATTACTGGCTGCAGAAGTCTTGACATGAGACTTAAGAGTGCTCTTTTTGTCAGCATGGGATCTCTTACTGCTACTACTTGCTATATTTTCTTTCACTCTGGACAAGAACCTCTAATTGTTGTGTAAATATCAAAATGAAGCATGGTTTCGGTAGTTTTCTTGTTCTTATCTTTTATATTGCGCCTGACGTTTACCTTTGTAACCTGTAATCTACTTTTATGATAGTCATATTTTGCTGGTATAGTTACTAAAACTTATCTTATTTGTAGGTGTTTTCTGCATTTGGGTTTGTGCACAAGATAACTACATTTGAGAAGACTGCTGGTTTTCAGGTGCATTTTCTCGGTCAAAACTCTTTCGTGTTGCGTTCTCCCGTGTGTTTACTCTCTCACATACACCAATTATTTGCTACCTTGTCAGGCACTTGTTCAGTTTACTGATGCAGAAACTGCTTCTGCTGCAAAGGATGCTCTTGATGGAAGAAGCATTCCAAGGTGATGTGAATTTCATATTTCAGGCTCACGTTTAGCCCCTGTTACGAATCATGTCTGAGATGTATCACAAAAATCAAAAGCATGAAAAATTCTGAATGGAAAGAATGAATGTGGAAACTCGTGTTTTCCCCTCGTCCTCACTAAGATTCCCCTTGCTGGGAGAAAACATCCCCACAAGCAGTGTACAAGAAGGCGATCCTTGTCAGTGTCATATATAAGGAGAGTCAAAGTACTTTCGATTGCTATCATCTACCTCTTCAGTCTTCATGTTGCTAATGCTGATTAGACATTCAATATAGTATACTCGGCTAAGTGGCTCCTTGTTTTATATGCTACATCGTTAGACGTTAAGTTATACGGTCTTCCATCATATTTCTCTTATCCACTGGTTGACAGTCCATGGCAAAGCTCGGTAGTTCTATTTTCATTTGTGAAGCATGCATTTTACTAAATTGTTTTTCACCTGTGTAGTGATTTCCTACCTTTTTTGTGTCAGTTACTTGATTCCAGAGCTGGGACCATGTTCCCTCAAGATCACATATTCTGCACATACAGATCTAAGCGTAAAATTCCAGTCTCATCGCAGTAGGTAAACTGATTTTATTTTGACaatttttattcaaataataGATCACAATGGCTGGCATCCTGATGATGTTATTTTTTCCCTAAATGTTTTTTACTTTTCTTTGACATTTACTTGTATTTAGACATTCTGTTGGTTGTGTTGTATCAATTTAGGGATTATACCAACCCTCTACTTCCTGTTGCTCCTTCAGCTATTGACGCAAGCAGCCAGGTGAATATCGGAGAAAGCATTTTTCCTGTGTTATTTTTTTCCAATCGTGCACTTTTCTTAGCTTCTTGTACATGCGTTCTTAACACTTTGAAtgcataatatatttttcaaactaATTCTTTGATTGGTTTAGAGCATCGAAGAACCAATTAACTTGTGCAAGTAGGTTGATAGACATATCATCTCACATATCTACTTGCAATTGCTTGTTTGCGTTTGCAGTTCAGTTTAGGAGTTGATGGAAAAAAACTGGAGCCAGAGAGCAATGTTCTTCTTGCTTCTATTGAAAACATGCAATATGCAGTGACTCTGGATGTTTTACAAACGGTAGGCACATTCGCCATATGAACAGAAGCCGtgccattttttttattttatcattcaaTCATTAACTCTTTCCTGCTGCAATTGTTATGTGTTTCAAGGTCTTTTCGGCTTTTGGTCCTGTTTTGAAGATTGCCATGTTTGACAAAAATGGGGGTCTTCAGGCTTTGATACAGTACCCTGGTAAGATGGACTTCAGTAACTTGTCTTACCTGCTCTTTTTTTACCTTTTGTTAGTGAGTTTCACGATAGATAATTCTAGTAAAGCGAATCGTATAAAAGAAGCAGCATATTTATAATTGATATCACATGATCACTACTGGTTGTTTGTTTGGGTGGGTGGGTGTCTCTCTATATATGTGTATTAAGAGGGGAAGAGAGAATACTACGCGTACTTAAATGAACAATATAATTGCAAAAAATCAACAGAAATATGATGCAGTTCTTCATGATACGATGTGCTTTGTCATTATTTGAACTCGACTTTGAATATCACAAGCTTGAAATTATGACATGAGTTTGATCTCGACTCATTTATGACCCTAATTCAGAACTAGGGCGAGATGGTTATGCCCTTGTTTTTGGTTATAAATTCTGGTTATGCCTCTGTTTATGGTTATAAATTCTGGTTATGCCCCTGTTTGTGGTTATAAATTCTGATTGTGCATCACGTGCCCTGAGAACACAATGAACCTTGCTCTTGGAACTAAGTATTAGAAAATAGGCACTAATGTACTAACTGGCAGACGTACAAACTGCTGTTGTTGCAAAGGAAGCTTTGGAAGGGCATTGCATTTATGATGGCGGATATTGCAAGCTTCATATCACATATTCTCGACACACGGATCTCAGCATCAAAGTAATCCTTCCTATATGAACGATTTTAAACACGGTTATGAACAATTTTAAACAGAGTTTTTGCTATTATCTTGTAATAATTTCATCTTTAAATATAGGGATAGCCGTATTCTTTAACTTACTAACGTTTTGTTCTCAGATCAATAATGATAGGAGCAGAGACTATACAATTCCCAACACTCCTGTCTTGAACTCCCAACTCTCGATGCTAGGACAACAGCGGTATCCATTGGGAACTCCAGCTGCTCCAGCTTACAACACAGCACAATATGCTCCAGGTCCTCATGCCATGCCTCCACATTCTGCTGGGTGGAACCCCTCTTCAGTGCCTCAGTCTATGCCAATGCAAATGCATAATTACCCTTATGTCGCGCCTGGAGTTGCACCTCCTGCAATGGGCCCGGGAATGGGTCACCCTCACGGCCAGAATGGGATGCCACACTCATCCTCAATGCCCCCGTATCATCATCCCCAATAGCGGTAGAGATATTTCGTATGCGGAATGATTGTTGACTGCACACTGGCGGTGTTTAATCAACCGAGTGGTCCAATCTTCGTGCATGTTTTAATTCTTGGTTATGGTGGCAAAATTGTGGTAGTGTAATGCTTCCATCACTTTCGACAATTGAAGTATGTGTTGGAAACTAAGTTGCACTGTTATATTGTTGATCTTGTTATTCGCTTTTGGGCGGGGCGTCTATGAACTGTCGTTAGGTTGCTTTTTGGAATGTTTGATGCCGAGCATGTTATTTTAAGTAGGGTTTCACACGAGTCAAGGGTTTCCCGAGCGTGTCTTAATTTAAATTGTCTTCTTGAACTCAatcaagtatttcaggctcgaGCAGAGCTCAACTCTTGTGCATTCCTGAGTTATTTGACGTCGTGGTTCGAAGAGCTTGAATTTTGTTTACAattgaaaataagatcgccAAATTTGGATAATGTTTAATGTCGTTTGAATATTCAAGAAGATTTATCAGTCTATATAGGTATAACACACCATCAACCAACTGTTATAGAACTCACATCTTGATCTTATGATATGATGGTAGGAACGAAATCGAATTAATATGTCATAACATTAATATGAACAGTATAAAAGGTACTTGATAACATATATGATTTAATATCCAAACTTGGGAAGAATCAACATATATGATTTAATATCCAAACTTGGGAAAAATCTTGGTGTTAAGTTagaaaatatcat
This region includes:
- the LOC140872419 gene encoding polypyrimidine tract-binding protein homolog 2 isoform X1 translates to MSSVSSQPQFRYTQTPSKVLHLRNLPWECTEEELIELGKPFGKVVNTKCNVGANKNQAFIEFAETNQAIAMISYYSSSSEPAMVRGKTVYVQYSNRQEIVNNKTTADVAGNVLLVTIEGNDARLVSIDVLHLVFSAFGFVHKITTFEKTAGFQALVQFTDAETASAAKDALDGRSIPSYLIPELGPCSLKITYSAHTDLSVKFQSHRSRDYTNPLLPVAPSAIDASSQFSLGVDGKKLEPESNVLLASIENMQYAVTLDVLQTVFSAFGPVLKIAMFDKNGGLQALIQYPDVQTAVVAKEALEGHCIYDGGYCKLHITYSRHTDLSIKINNDRSRDYTIPNTPVLNSQLSMLGQQRYPLGTPAAPAYNTAQYAPGPHAMPPHSAGWNPSSVPQSMPMQMHNYPYVAPGVAPPAMGPGMGHPHGQNGMPHSSSMPPYHHPQ
- the LOC140872419 gene encoding polypyrimidine tract-binding protein homolog 2 isoform X2; this encodes MISYYSSSSEPAMVRGKTVYVQYSNRQEIVNNKTTADVAGNVLLVTIEGNDARLVSIDVLHLVFSAFGFVHKITTFEKTAGFQALVQFTDAETASAAKDALDGRSIPSYLIPELGPCSLKITYSAHTDLSVKFQSHRSRDYTNPLLPVAPSAIDASSQFSLGVDGKKLEPESNVLLASIENMQYAVTLDVLQTVFSAFGPVLKIAMFDKNGGLQALIQYPDVQTAVVAKEALEGHCIYDGGYCKLHITYSRHTDLSIKINNDRSRDYTIPNTPVLNSQLSMLGQQRYPLGTPAAPAYNTAQYAPGPHAMPPHSAGWNPSSVPQSMPMQMHNYPYVAPGVAPPAMGPGMGHPHGQNGMPHSSSMPPYHHPQ